Proteins from one Podospora pseudoanserina strain CBS 124.78 chromosome 1, whole genome shotgun sequence genomic window:
- the IWS1 gene encoding Transcription factor iws1 (EggNog:ENOG503P0IY; BUSCO:EOG0926390Q; COG:K) yields MSDAGSPPQERRDDASVDSHDGAGDAGNESDDILSEIDEGEFEHYEPDMEKRQTSNIIIDENITKGLKASRRKITDSETNKKPKEGRRPKKRTRGEDDDDLDANDIIEDGDRRPRKARAGESGRRSGKKEAPRQEEIPEENLTPEERRRRALERAMDAALKPTTKRRRKKDDIDLEDEIDEQIANLKVAMENACVADNKAREDGIAATHKLQLLPQVTALLNRTAVQDSILDPETNFLQAVKYFLEPLNDGSLPAYNIQRDIFNALTKLPVNKEVLLSSGIGKVVYFYTKSKRPEIGIKRIAERLVGEWSRPILKRTDDYKKRQIETRDFDIAAAKMAQRQETAMGSSQITLTQRPAGNKSRFELERERLLAPETKTNRAQPAGLPTSYTIAPRSTYDGSARSSEHRPIGAGGIEAFRKMTQKNKGRKA; encoded by the exons ATGTCTGACGCTGGCTCTCCGCCCCAGGAGCGCAGGGATGACGCCTCCGTGGACTCGCACGATGGCGCCGGTGATGCGGGCAACGAGTCCGATGACATTCTTTCCGAAATCGACGAAGGCGAGTTCGAGCACTATGAACCCGACATGGAGAAGAGACAGACGTCCAACATTATCATCGACGAGAATATTACCAAGGGACTTAAAGCCAGCAGAAGGAAGATCACCGACAGCGAGACCAACAAGAAACCTAAAGAAGGCCGTAGGCCAAAGAAGCGGAcaagaggagaggatgatgatgacctggATGCGAATGACATTATCGAGGATGGTGACCGTCGACCGCGCAAGGCGCGCGCAGGTGAATCGGGCCGCCGATCGGGCAAGAAGGAGGCTCCCAGGCAAGAAGAGATTCCAGAGGAGAATCTCACACCAGAGGAGAGGCGGCGTCGGGCACTCGAGCGTGCCATGGACGCCGCtctcaaacccaccaccaaacggAGACGTAAGAAGGATGATATC GATCTTGAGGACGAAATCGATGAACAAATTGCCAATCTCAAAGTCGCCATGGAAAACGCCTGTGTGGCTGACAACAAAGCCCGTGAGGATGGCATTGCGGCCACCCACAAGCTTCAACTTCTCCCTCAAGTCACAGCGCTTCTCAACCGGACAGCCGTTCAAGATTCCATTCTCGACCCTGAAACCAATTTCCTCCAGGCTGTCAAATACTTCTTGGAGCCCCTGAACGACGGCAGTCTCCCCGCTTACAATATTCAGCGCGACATCTTCAACGCTCTCACCAAGCTTCCAGTCAACAAAGAGGTGCTTCTCAGCAGCGGCATTGGCAAGGTAGTTTACTTTTACACCAAAAGCAAGCGACCCGAGATTGGCATCAAGCGCATTGCAGAGCGTCTTGTGGGTGAATGGAGTCGTCCGATTCTGAAGAGGACTGATGATTACAAGAAACGCCAAATCGAGACTCGTGACTTTGACATTGC TGCGGCCAAAATGGCTCAGCGTCAAGAAACAGCGATGGGTAGCTCCCAGATTACGCTTACCCAGCGACCAGCCGGCAATAAGTCCCGGTTCGAGCTCGAGCGCGAGAGACTTCTTGCGCCCGAGACCAAGACCAACCGCGCGCAACCTGCTGGTCTGCCTACCAGCTACACTATTGCTCCACGCAGCACATACGATGGGTCAGCTCGGTCGAGCGAACACAGGCCcattggtgctggtggcatAGAGGCGTTTAGGAAGATGACGCAGAAGAATAAGGGGAGGAAGGCTTAG
- a CDS encoding hypothetical protein (EggNog:ENOG503P1MY; COG:S) produces the protein MDHRGTEGLMDWEPERKHAIDPSSPFAALPKKFTLSSFETPVSRFSKVSNDPFASAVRKSSPLKQDHPAPPHASFFSPQLQNKPSGPAFRNPAFTTPQKRFEDVPMSEVSDAESSPAMTDTSILPADTPDIEHIGMKSAATPSPIKLMWNRNLDRNRTAGKGELPKSGARDKVRKRKRLFGDKDVGSVRSRLAHDSDDSDSDIPESSKALVTSSKQKRDKKRGWLSKFLATLSDNPNAPAILSRWLQLGANILLMCLAFIIVFEMIKQVRSDLSREADKAIAALQQEIRQCAEQFTQNACSPKATRAPYMETVCTQWEICMQQDPHGIATTNISVRKVAEILNEFVGVISYKTWAFLLTIFLATLLATNMGFGRLRDTGSFQHPRAPAPAPPLQSPPAMAPMLPVSSDGFFWAPVGMTPKSVRKQLLSEETETETDSTPMMRAIMPPQTPSMRRSPSKEYRDRERERDRSPSKGFRQRSPSKNY, from the exons ATGGACCACCGAGGGACGGAAGGCCTCATGGACTGGGAGCCAGAACGCAAGCATGCTATTGACCCCTCCAGTCCCTTCGCAGCTCTGCCCAAAAAGTTCACCCTCT CTTCATTTGAAACACCCGTCTCACGATTCAGCAAAGTCAGCAATGACCCATTCGCGAGCGCGGTGCGCAAGAGCTCACCACTCAAACAAGACCACCCGGCCCCCCCACATGCCTCATTCTTTTCACCGCAGCTACAGAACAAACCATCAGGCCCCGCGTTTCGGAATCCAGCGTTCACCACACCGCAGAAACGCTTCGAGGATGTACCAATGTCCGAAGTTTCTGACGCCGAATCAAGTCCCGCTATGACCGACACTTCGATTTTGCCAGCCGACACGCCAGACATTGAACACATCGGGATGAAGTCCGCtgcaaccccctcacccatcaAACTGATGTGGAACCGGAACCTGGATCGGAATCGAACTGCCGGAAAGGGGGAGCTCCCTAAATCTGGAGCTCGTGATAAGgtcaggaagaggaaaaggcttTTCGGCGACAAAGATGTCGGCAGTGTGAGGTCCCGCCTCGCCCACGACTCGGATGACTCAGATAGCGATATTCCAGAGAGCTCCAAGGCGCTGGTGACGAGTTCAAAACAGAAGAGGGATAAGAAACGAGGCTGGTTGAGCAAGTTCCTCGCGACTCTGAGCGACAACCCCAATGCGCCAGCTATTCTGTCCAGGTGGTTGCAACTTGGGGCAAATATCCTTCTCATGTGCCTTGCATTCATCATTGTCTTCGAAATGATCAAGCAAGTGCGGTCAGATTTATCGCGCGAGGCTGACAAGGCTATAGCGGCATTGCAACAGGAGATCAGGCAATGTGCAGAGCAGTTCACCCAGAATGCTTGCTCGCCCAAGGCAACTCGCGCACCTTATATGGAAACGGTGTGCACCCAATGGGAAATATGCATGCAACAGGACCCTCACGGCATTGCAACCACCAATATCTCGGTCCGCAAGGTAGCTGAGATCCTCAACGAGTTTGTTGGCGTTATATCCTACAAGACCTGG GCCTTCCTTCTTACAATATTCCTCGCCACCCTTCTTGCTACCAACATGGGCTTTGGTCGTCTTCGGGACACTGGCTCGTTTCAACATCCCCGTGCACCGGCACCTGCGCCCCCACTACAGTCACCTCCAGCTATGGCTCCGATGCTTCCAGTCTCGTCGGATGGCTTTTTCTGGGCGCCTGTCGGTATGACACCCAAGAGTGTACGGAAACAACTTCTCAGCGAAGAAACAGAGACAGAGACCGATAGCACCCCGATGATGAGAGCCATCATGCCGCCACAAACCCCATCAATGAGGAGGAGTCCCAGCAAAGAGTACCGAGATAGGGAGCGAGAAAGAGACAGAAGTCCGTCCAAGGGCTTCAGACAAAGGAGCCCCAGCAAGAACTACTGA